The genomic DNA CTATGAAGAAACTTCTCGTTGTTGAAGACGACCCACTGATTCGCCAATCCGTAGCCCTCGCGCTCCAGGCGCAAGGGTTTCACGTTGCCACGGCTGAAGACGGGAGCGCCGCCCTCAAGCAGCTCGGCACCGACCAAGTGGACGGTATCGTCTGCGACATTGCCATGCCCAGCATGGATGGTATCGAGTTGTGCCGGACACTACGCCTTGACGCCCGAACAGCGCGCATTCCGTTTCTTTTCCTGAGCGCTTATCAGGGCATTGAAGACCGTCTGCAAGGCTTATCCGTCGGCGCGGACGACTTTCTCGGCAAGCCCTTCAGTCTTGAAGAACTGGTTTATCGAATCAACCGGCTGCTGACCAACCAGCAGCAACCCCTGGTGAACGACAGTCTCGATGTCAACCCTAACCACCTTGGCCAAGTTTCTTTTGAACAGGCGCTGGATTTGATTTGCTCCCATCAGTTGAGCGGTTTGTTGAACGTCATCCTCAGTGATAACGCGGTCGGACAGGTGTGGTTTGAAGACGGGCGCTCAGTTGCCGCCAAGCTTGAGTCAGCCAGCGGCGAGACATTGTTGGAAGCGTCCGCCGCGTTGGAGCATATCCTGCGGGCACCGCGTACCTTCTTTCACTTTTCTGGACAACAAACCCTTGATAATGCCGTTCTCGTGAGCCGGATCACGCGCATTGTCGAGTCTGAATTCGTCCGGGGCTAAACCAAGCGATTAAAGACGGTGCGCCTGGGGGCGTGGCGACCGCGATGCCAGCCGCACGCCAGGCTTGGTTTGCGCCGACCCTGCGGCGCGGCCAGTTTTGGCATTCTCAAGCAATGTCTGAGTAAGCTAGGATACGGTCGTCCTCCCAGCCGACTTCTCCGACACGGATGTTTTCACCGCCATGACTACTCCGCACACGACTTCATCACCGATTGACATTCTCGTTTTAGGCGGCGGGTTTGCCGGTTTGAATACGGCCTTCCAGTTGTCAAACTACCCGTGGACGCGCCCGGTGCGCATTACCCTGGTGGACCGCAATGACCGGTTCCTGTTCACGCCGATGGCCTACGAAATCCTGACCGGCGAAGTCGAAGTCTGGGAGATCGCGCCACTGTACCGCGACGTTCTCGGCAATCGGGCGGTGACGTTCGTGCAGGGCAACATCGAGCGAATAGACCTTGCCAAGCGCCAGGTGCAGGTGGGTGAGCGTGTCTATCGGTATGACTATCTGGCGCTGGCGCTGGGTGGTCGCCCTAATTTCCGCCAAGTGCCCGGCGCGGATAAATACTCACAGCCATTTTACGACCTGGGCCATGTCCAAGCGTACCAGAAGCATATTGATCGGGTGCTCGACCGCGCCAAGCAAACCAGCGATGCCAAGGCCCGCAAGGCGCTACTGAATTTTCTGGTCGTTGGCGCCGGAACCTGCGGTGTGGAAGTAAGCTGCAAGCTGGCCGATTACCTCGATGCCCAGGCCCAGGCGCGTGGGCTTGAGCGCAAGGAAATGGAAATCCACCTCATTGACCGCAACGAGCGAATTTTGCGCGGGGTGGCGCACCGGCTCGAACCAATTGCGCTGGATGCCTTGCAGCGGCGCAATGTCAGTTTGGTGCTGGACTGGGGCGTGACGAAGGTGACGCCCGAAGGTGTCGAAATTCGCTGCGACAAACAGGGGACGCTCAAGCAAGTGGCGGCGGCTACTGTCACCTGGACCGGCGGCATCGAAATGCATCCACTGCTGGCGGACCTGCCGATTGAGAAAGACCCCCATGGTCGAGTGCGTGTCACACAACGTCTGGAAGTGCCCGGGCAACCCGGCGTCTATGCCATGGGGGATGCCACCCATTTCCCGACCGACGATGGCAAGGGACTGCCAGCTACGGCGCAGGTCGCGGTCCGGCAATCAGAAATTGCCGCTTGGAATATCCGCGCCGACATCGAAGGATGGGCCAAGCTGCCCTACATCTACATCGGGTTGGGGGAGATGCTGACGCTCGGCATTGGGGAAGCCGGCGCGGATGCCTTTGGCATGTGCATTGGCGGGACCCTTGGCGCGGCCATGCGGCGCACGGTTTACCTGACGAAGCTTCCAACCATGGGGCTGAAAGTGCGCGTGGGTGGCACATGGACGAACGAGATTGCCAAAAGCCTGCTCGCCACTGGCGAACGCGCCCTTGACGCCGTCCGCCAAACGGCCGCCCAGGCGCAGGCAAACCGCGCCGCCTAATTCCAGCGCCGCGCTTGACACGAAGCCATGCTGAAGAAGCTCCTTGCTTGGCTTGGGCGCGAACCACTACCGAAGCCTCCCCCCGACCCAACGGCGATGTGGTCGGCGGCCCGCCCATTGCCGCTGACGTTGCGAATCCCTGACGGGCGGCTCAACGACCTGATTGCTTTGGGGGACAGCTATCAGGTGTTGAGCCTACTGGGGCGACCAAGCAATCCGCACCCCTACGACATTGAACGCTTTGAGTATCCCACCTTGGGACTGGTTGTAGAGGGCGGTGGTGGCAACATTGAATACTTCGAGTTTATCGTCCAGCCTGAAACCTTTGACCGCAATGTGACGCCGGCCCAAGTCACCCTTTGCCTGGCTGATGGGCGGCGGTTCTTGCTCGATGGCCAAACGGATGAAGCCGTCATTGCCGAACACCTTGGCCCTCCCACCGAACGCGACGCCGACGAAGAAGAAATCATCGTGCACTACAGGCTGGAAGGCCGCTCGCTCGAATGGGAGTTTACAGCTCATGGCAAAGCCAAACGCTTCCATGTCGAGCGATTGATGGACTCGCGCTAGGGAGCGAGAAAAGCAAGTTGCAGGGATGGTTCAGCGGATGGTTGAAACCACCCGCACTGCGCACTGTGGCTTGCCTTCACCACCGAACCCGCCAAGGCACGAAATGCCAGTAGCCCAACCGGACGGCGCTTCGCGCTTGGACGATGCGCTTGGTCCGGGTCTGGCGGCGACCGCACGCGCAGGACTGGCGATGGTTTGGCGGTTGAAGGCTTCCACCAACCACCTCCTGACAGATCAAACCTGACTTTCAGTCCCGACCTCAGCCCCACACTGGCGCAAGCCACCAAAGCCAAAACAAGGCGTGGAGCGTCAGGGCAGGCTTGATTCATCAGCAATCAGGGTCGGAGCAGCTTCGGGGGGAGTGCCTTGATGGGTCACACGGGCGGGCGGCAAGCTGGGCGACACGGTAAGGTTTCGATGCGTTTTGAGTCCGTGGTCGCCTGTATCCGCACCAAGGGGGAGGGTCGGCCGCTCGATGGCCTGGGTTACATCGTCACTCGTCGACTCGTCTGTAAAGCTTCCGCTCACGTGCTGGATGACCTCAACCAATCGTGTCCCCAGCTCGGCGGCTGATGGACGCAGTGCCGGGTCTTTCGACAGGGCTTGGTTGACGAGTTCAACAACGCCCGCCGGAAGCTCCGGCACGAACTGGCGGAGTGGCGGGGGCGTAACATTGAGATGGGCCAACAGCACAGCAAAGGGGTTGCCATCGGTCGCCGGAAACGGCAGATGCCCGGCCAGCATCTCATAGGCCATGACGCCAACACTGTAAACGTCGGATTTTCCGTCGTAGGGCTGGCCGGCAACCCGCTCCGGGGCAACATAGGTTGGCGTGCCGATCACAGCCCCCGTGGCAGTGAGGTCATCCTCCCCACGTCCGGCACCGATCAGCTTGGCGATGCCGAAATCCACGACTTTGACAATCTCGCCCCGTGGCGTCTGATGAAGAAAGACATTGTCCGGCTTGATGTCGCGGTGGACGATGCCCTGCCGGTGGGCCTCATCCAACGCCCGGCACACGGGAATCAACAGGCTGACCACCCGGCGCAGGGGTAAACGTCCGCACAGCTCGTGCCTGAGTGAATGTCCGGTCAGTAGCTCCATGACCAAATAGGCGATGCCATCCTGTGACAGCCCGGAATCCATGACACGCACAATGTTTGGGTGATCAAGCCGCGAAATGGCGACGCCTTCCCGGCGGAAGCGCTCCAGGGCCTCGGCACTATCGTTCCCGGCAATGGGCTTGAAAACCTTGACGGCAACCGCATAGCCAAGGGTAAGGTGCGTTCCCCTGAAGACAGCGCCAAATCCACCCGCGCCGATTTTTTCATCGAGTCGGTATTTGTCGTCGAGCGTCGTTCCAGGCAGGGCATCCGCCAGGGCGGAAAACATGCGGTCGGCGCGGCGCTGGGAAGCGATCAACTCGGCATTGCGGGCTTCGAGTTCACGGTTGCGCTCAGCGAGTTGCTGCGCGGCTTGCGCCTGCACTGCGGCGGCCTGGGCCTGGGCTTCAGCCGCCTGAGCGCGGGCGTCCGCGGCATCCCGCGCAGCCTGCGTGGCTTGCATCTGAAGCTGCGCTTCGCGCCAGGCAGCTTGGGAGCGCCAGCGGCGCACCTGCAACTGGTAAAGCCCAAGCACCAGCCCCAGGCTGGCAACCGTGTAGAGCGCGTACGCCCAACCGGTGCGCCAAAAGGGCGGAAGAATGCGCAGGCGGAGACGAACGCCCTGGTCATTCCAGACACCGTCGTTGTTGGCGGCGCGCACCTGAAAGACATAGTCCCCTGGATCCAGATTCGTGTACCCGGCATAACGCCGGGTGCCGCACAACACCCAGTCTCGGTCAAAGCCCTCCAGCCGATAGGCATACTGGTTCTTTTCAGGCGCGATGAAGTTCAGCGCGGCAAACTCGAAGGCAAAGAAGTTCTCCCGGTGGGTCAACGTCACCCCCCGCGCAGCATCGAAGTCTGCCGCCGGACGGTCAAAAATCCGAAAACTGGTGATGGCAACGGGTGGGATGAAAGCGTTGTCCACGAGCTGGGATGGGTGAAACGAGAAAAAACCGGCGGTGGTGCCCATGTGTAGCCAACCGTCCGCGCTCCGCCATCCCGCAGCCGTGCTGATTTCGTTGGAGGGCAGCCCATCGCGGAGGTCATAGGTGCGGCAAGTTTCCGTTTCCGGGTCAAACCGGCAGAGTCCGTGGTTTGTGCCAAGCCAAAGATGGCCGGCCTCATCTTCCAGGATGACATTGATGACGTTGTTGGGCAGCCCCTGGGCCGTCGTGTAGCGAACAAAGGTTCGATGGTCGGGCTGGAAGCGATTGAGTCCGCCTGGCGTCCCGGCCCACAAGCTTCCCTTCCGGTCGAGATGCAGTGCCAGAACCCAATCGTGGGTCAAGCTATCGGGGCGGGATGGATCATGCCAATAGTGGTCTTCCTGCCGGGTTTGGGGCTGCCATCGGAATAAACCGCGCTCCGTGCCCAGCCAGAGCGCGCCGGTTGGATCTTCCTGAATGGCCCAAATGGCGTCGCGTCCCGGTTCGTCAGGACGGCGCGGCCGCCGGTCAACCACCCGTTGGGTTGGTGGGTCAACCCGGTCAAGTCCGCGCTGCGTCCCGACCCAGAGTTCACCGGCGCGGGTTTCGCACAACGCATGGACCCAATCGTCACTCAAGCCATCGGCTCGACCGGGTTGGTGGCGAAGGGAGGTAAATCGGTTGGCCGTGGCGTCAAGGCGATGGAGTCCGCCCTGCTCGGTGCCTGCCCAGAGCGTGCCATCCCGCGTTGTGAGCAACGCTCCCACGATGCCGTGGTTGAGTTGGCCGGGGCGGTGGTCAGCCAAGTAGTGACGGATGCCCCCCTGGGGATCAAGGCAGTTCAGGCCCTGGTTGGTTCCAACCCAGAGGTTGCCGCGCCGGTCTTCCGTGAGTGACCAGACCAGCCCATCACTGAGGCGGTCACCCCGGTCCGGGTTGGCGTCATGAATGGCGAAACGCCCCTCGACCATTTGGTTGAGTCCGCCGAAGTCAGTCCCAATCCAAACCGTTCCGGCCTGGTCACGCACGAGTTGCCAAATGAAGTCATGCCCAAGCGACGTTGGCTGCCGGGGGTTGTGGCGGAAGTGCGTGAACCGCCCGCCATCGTTTTCGGTTTCTAGGCGGCTGAGTCCGCTGCCCCACGTCCCAACCCACAGGCGGCCCCGGGCGTCTTCGACCACGGCGCGCGTTTGGTCGCTGGCAAGGCTATCTGGCCGCCGAGGATCATGGCGAAAGTGCGTCACCCGACCCCGGTCTGGCTCATAGCAGGTCAGTCCCTGCCCGACGAGCCAGAGTTTTCCCTGGCGGTCAAACTGAAGCGCGAGAACTCGTTGACCGACGAGCGCCGGGGTGAACTTCCCGCTGGACGGGTCGAACCGGCACAGGCCGCCATTCGTGCCGAGCCACAGTGTTCCCGTGGCGTCTGGGACGATGGCGCGGATGACATTGAGACTTTCCGCCAGGCCGGAGTCGTCCTGGTAGGGGAAGCGGGTGAAGCGCTCCCCTTCCCAGCGATGCAACCCATGTGGCGTCCCAACCCATAAGCCGCCGCGCGCATCGCAGCCGAGCGCCGTGATGCGGTCGTGCGCAAGGCTCTGGGGGTCTTCCGCCCTGGCGTAAAAGCGGGTGAAGACCTGGCGCACCGGGTCATAGCGATTGAGACCGTGCTGGGTGCCAATCCAGAGTCCGGTGGGGGTGGCGCATAACGCCGTGATGTAGTTGTCGCTCAGACTCGCGGAGTGGGTTGGGTCAGCGCGAAAGGTTTGAAACGTATAGCCATCGTAGCGATTGAGGCCGTCCTGCGTGCCAATCCACAGAAAGCCTTGATTATCTTGCGTGAGGCACTGCGCGGTGCTCTGAGAGAGACCCTGTCCCGTTGAAAGCCGAACGAACGTCGTTGGCGGTGGATGTGACCGCGCCCAGGCGGTCACGGTCAATCCCGCCAGTAGCCCACACGCGCCAAGCAGGACGTAACGGAGTCGGCGCCAAACAAATGGCAGTGGATGACCAAACAGCCTTGGTCGAGCGATCACGAACGGCATGATGAACCCAGGAATAGCAACCCTGCGCCGGCACGACATGGCCGGAAGCAGTTGACGACCTGACGGCAAGCGCGTCGCTACCGGCCCCAAGAGCCGATAGCCACGCGCCTGTGGAAGGGCCCAGCGATGCCGTTTTCCGCCTCTACTTATCGAAGCCGGCCGCCTTTTTGGCCGCTGCCGAGATAACGAATTTGAGGCGCTTGCGGGCTTTGATTTTCATTTTTTCGCCCGTGCGCGGGTTGCGCCCCTCGCGGGCTTTATACTCCCGAACGACCAACTTGCCAATTCCTGGAATCGTAAACCCAACCTTGGACTGAGCCGCCGCCAACTCAGCCTGTTCATCAAAAAAGCCGCGCACCGTTGCTTTCGGCAGCGCAAACTTTTCGGCAAAGTGGTTGATAATCTCGGTTTTGGTCATGGCTTTCGCCGGCGCTTTCTTGGCCGGCGCTTTCTTGGCCGGGGTCGCCGCTTTGGCCGATGCCGCAGCCTTGGTCGGCGCGGCCGCTTTCGATTTCGTGGTGGTGCTCGGTGACGTGGATTTTGCAGCCTTGGCAGCCATGGTTGTGGGTCCTCCTGAGCGCAAACGCGCGAATGACGTGATTTTCCCTTGTTCTGGAGCGAATTTCCTCCGAGCGTAGCCAGAAAACTGCGTAAAATCAAGCAATTTCTAACCATCTACACGACAGATAGCGCCCAGACCGGGCGCTTCCGCCATGGGTAGTGTCCGTTTCCTTGTGGTCGCGCGGCCGCTCACCACAATATCAAGTCCGTGACAACCGACTTCGGACATGTACAATTGAGGCTTTTCCCTTTCATGCCGTTCAAGCCAGAGGACTCGAATGAAAATCGCGCTCGCCCAAATCAATACGATGGTTGGAGCCTTTGTCTCCAATGCGGCCAAAATCCGACAGTACGCCATGCGCGCGGCGGCTCAGGGGGCCCGACTGGTCGTGTTTCCCGAGCTTACGATTCCAGGGTATCCGCCGCTCGACCTGCTCGACCGCCCGGCCTTCATCGCTCGCAACCTTGCCGCGCTGGATGATCTCGTCCGGTTCTCGGCCACGGTGGACGCGGCGTTGCTGGTGGGCTTCGTGGCGGAAAATCCTGACGATTTTGGTAAGCCGCTCTATAACGCCGTGGCCCTGCTCGAAGGCGGCGAGTTGCAGGCCATCCGCTACAAAACCCTGTTGCCGACCTATGACGTGTTTGACGAAGCGCGCCACTTCGAGCCGTCCGAACGCCGTGAAGTCATCGCCTGGCACGGGCACCGGCTTGGGGTCTGCATTTGCGAGGACGCCTGGAACAGCCGTGAGTTCTGGGATACGCACCTCTACGATATCGATCCAGTCCGCGAGCTTGCCGAGCAGGGTGCGCAGGTCATCATCAATGTGTCCGCCTCGCCTTTTCACCGCGGGAAAAGGCCGCTCCGGCAAGCCATGCTGGCGCACCACGCGGCGACGTTCCAAGTGCCCGTCATCCTGGTCAACCAAGTTGGCGGCAATGACAGCCTGGTGTTTGACGGGCGCAGCCTGGTTCTCGACGCGCAGGGTGAGCTGGTGCTGGAAGCCAAAGCTTTTGAGGAAGACCTCCGGGTGATTGACTTGGCGAACCTGCCGGCGACCATCACCCCCAGGCCGGCGGATGAGATCAGCGACATCCATGACGCGCTGGTGCTGGGCGTCAAGGATTACCTCGCCAAGTGCGGTTTTCAGCAGGCCGTGATCGGTCTGAGCGGGGGCATTGATTCGGCCGTGACGGCGGCCATTGCCGTTCGCGCGCTCGGACGCGAACATGTTCTCGGCGTGGCCATGCCCTCGAAGTACTCGTCCCAGCACAGTCTCGACGATGCCGCCGAACTGGCCCGCAACTTGGGCATCGCGTTCCAGGTCGTCCCCATCGAGCCGGCGGTCGGTGCCATGACGCAGATGCTCACACCGGCGTTTGGCTTTGCCCCGCACGGCGTCACGGAGGAAAACCTCCAGGCGCGACTGCGCGGCGTGACGCTCATGGCATTTTCCAACCAACAGGGCGCGCTGGTGCTGACGACCGGCAACAAGTCAGAGTTGGCCGTTGGCTACTGCACGCTGTACGGCGACATGTGCGGCGGGTTGGCCGTGATTTCCGACGTGCCCAAAACCGATGTGTATCGCCTGGCGGCCTACATCAATCGCCATCAAACCGTGATACCAACCCATACCATCACGAAACCGCCCTCGGCCGAACTGCGGCCCGACCAGAAGGATCAGGATTCGCTCCCGCCCTACGATGTCCT from Chloracidobacterium validum includes the following:
- a CDS encoding response regulator, which translates into the protein MKKLLVVEDDPLIRQSVALALQAQGFHVATAEDGSAALKQLGTDQVDGIVCDIAMPSMDGIELCRTLRLDARTARIPFLFLSAYQGIEDRLQGLSVGADDFLGKPFSLEELVYRINRLLTNQQQPLVNDSLDVNPNHLGQVSFEQALDLICSHQLSGLLNVILSDNAVGQVWFEDGRSVAAKLESASGETLLEASAALEHILRAPRTFFHFSGQQTLDNAVLVSRITRIVESEFVRG
- a CDS encoding NAD(P)/FAD-dependent oxidoreductase, which produces MTTPHTTSSPIDILVLGGGFAGLNTAFQLSNYPWTRPVRITLVDRNDRFLFTPMAYEILTGEVEVWEIAPLYRDVLGNRAVTFVQGNIERIDLAKRQVQVGERVYRYDYLALALGGRPNFRQVPGADKYSQPFYDLGHVQAYQKHIDRVLDRAKQTSDAKARKALLNFLVVGAGTCGVEVSCKLADYLDAQAQARGLERKEMEIHLIDRNERILRGVAHRLEPIALDALQRRNVSLVLDWGVTKVTPEGVEIRCDKQGTLKQVAAATVTWTGGIEMHPLLADLPIEKDPHGRVRVTQRLEVPGQPGVYAMGDATHFPTDDGKGLPATAQVAVRQSEIAAWNIRADIEGWAKLPYIYIGLGEMLTLGIGEAGADAFGMCIGGTLGAAMRRTVYLTKLPTMGLKVRVGGTWTNEIAKSLLATGERALDAVRQTAAQAQANRAA
- a CDS encoding two-component regulator propeller domain-containing protein, which produces MPFVIARPRLFGHPLPFVWRRLRYVLLGACGLLAGLTVTAWARSHPPPTTFVRLSTGQGLSQSTAQCLTQDNQGFLWIGTQDGLNRYDGYTFQTFRADPTHSASLSDNYITALCATPTGLWIGTQHGLNRYDPVRQVFTRFYARAEDPQSLAHDRITALGCDARGGLWVGTPHGLHRWEGERFTRFPYQDDSGLAESLNVIRAIVPDATGTLWLGTNGGLCRFDPSSGKFTPALVGQRVLALQFDRQGKLWLVGQGLTCYEPDRGRVTHFRHDPRRPDSLASDQTRAVVEDARGRLWVGTWGSGLSRLETENDGGRFTHFRHNPRQPTSLGHDFIWQLVRDQAGTVWIGTDFGGLNQMVEGRFAIHDANPDRGDRLSDGLVWSLTEDRRGNLWVGTNQGLNCLDPQGGIRHYLADHRPGQLNHGIVGALLTTRDGTLWAGTEQGGLHRLDATANRFTSLRHQPGRADGLSDDWVHALCETRAGELWVGTQRGLDRVDPPTQRVVDRRPRRPDEPGRDAIWAIQEDPTGALWLGTERGLFRWQPQTRQEDHYWHDPSRPDSLTHDWVLALHLDRKGSLWAGTPGGLNRFQPDHRTFVRYTTAQGLPNNVINVILEDEAGHLWLGTNHGLCRFDPETETCRTYDLRDGLPSNEISTAAGWRSADGWLHMGTTAGFFSFHPSQLVDNAFIPPVAITSFRIFDRPAADFDAARGVTLTHRENFFAFEFAALNFIAPEKNQYAYRLEGFDRDWVLCGTRRYAGYTNLDPGDYVFQVRAANNDGVWNDQGVRLRLRILPPFWRTGWAYALYTVASLGLVLGLYQLQVRRWRSQAAWREAQLQMQATQAARDAADARAQAAEAQAQAAAVQAQAAQQLAERNRELEARNAELIASQRRADRMFSALADALPGTTLDDKYRLDEKIGAGGFGAVFRGTHLTLGYAVAVKVFKPIAGNDSAEALERFRREGVAISRLDHPNIVRVMDSGLSQDGIAYLVMELLTGHSLRHELCGRLPLRRVVSLLIPVCRALDEAHRQGIVHRDIKPDNVFLHQTPRGEIVKVVDFGIAKLIGAGRGEDDLTATGAVIGTPTYVAPERVAGQPYDGKSDVYSVGVMAYEMLAGHLPFPATDGNPFAVLLAHLNVTPPPLRQFVPELPAGVVELVNQALSKDPALRPSAAELGTRLVEVIQHVSGSFTDESTSDDVTQAIERPTLPLGADTGDHGLKTHRNLTVSPSLPPARVTHQGTPPEAAPTLIADESSLP
- a CDS encoding HU family DNA-binding protein, whose protein sequence is MAAKAAKSTSPSTTTKSKAAAPTKAAASAKAATPAKKAPAKKAPAKAMTKTEIINHFAEKFALPKATVRGFFDEQAELAAAQSKVGFTIPGIGKLVVREYKAREGRNPRTGEKMKIKARKRLKFVISAAAKKAAGFDK
- a CDS encoding NAD+ synthase — its product is MKIALAQINTMVGAFVSNAAKIRQYAMRAAAQGARLVVFPELTIPGYPPLDLLDRPAFIARNLAALDDLVRFSATVDAALLVGFVAENPDDFGKPLYNAVALLEGGELQAIRYKTLLPTYDVFDEARHFEPSERREVIAWHGHRLGVCICEDAWNSREFWDTHLYDIDPVRELAEQGAQVIINVSASPFHRGKRPLRQAMLAHHAATFQVPVILVNQVGGNDSLVFDGRSLVLDAQGELVLEAKAFEEDLRVIDLANLPATITPRPADEISDIHDALVLGVKDYLAKCGFQQAVIGLSGGIDSAVTAAIAVRALGREHVLGVAMPSKYSSQHSLDDAAELARNLGIAFQVVPIEPAVGAMTQMLTPAFGFAPHGVTEENLQARLRGVTLMAFSNQQGALVLTTGNKSELAVGYCTLYGDMCGGLAVISDVPKTDVYRLAAYINRHQTVIPTHTITKPPSAELRPDQKDQDSLPPYDVLDAILERYIERYQSIEEIIAEGFDRATVEQVAKLINRNEYKRQQAAPGIKVTPKAFGRGRRVPIAAIIEP